A genomic segment from Saimiri boliviensis isolate mSaiBol1 chromosome 14, mSaiBol1.pri, whole genome shotgun sequence encodes:
- the IRF2BP1 gene encoding interferon regulatory factor 2-binding protein 1, whose translation MASVQASRRQWCYLCDLPKMPWAMVWDFSEAVCRGCVNFEGADRIELLIDAARQLKRSHVLPEGRSPGPPALKHPATKDLAAAAAQGPQLPPPQAQPQPSGTGGGVSGQDRYDRATSSGRLPLPSPALEYTLGSRLANGLGREEAVAEGARRALLGSMPGLMPPGLLAAAVSGLGSRGLTLAPGLSPARPLFGSDFEKEKQQRNADCLAELNEAMRGRAEEWHGRPKAVREQLLALSACAPFNVRFKKDHGLVGRVFAFDATARPPGYEFELKLFTEYPCGSGNVYAGVLAVARQMFHDALREPGKALASSGFKYLEYERRHGSGEWRQLGELLTDGVRSFREPAPAEALPQQYPETAPAALCGPPPRAPSRNLAPTPRRRKASPEPEGEAAGKMTTEEQQQRHWVAPGGPYSAETPGVPSPIAALKNVAEALGQSPKDPGGGGGPVRAGGASPAASSTAQPPTQHRLVARNGEAEVSPTAGAEAVSGGGGGTGATPGAPLCCTLCRERLEDTHFVQCPSVPGHKFCFPCSREFIKAQGPAGEVYCPSGDKCPLVGSSVPWAFMQGEIATILAGDIKVKKERDP comes from the coding sequence ATGGCGTCTGTGCAGGCGTCCCGCCGCCAGTGGTGCTACCTGTGCGACCTGCCCAAGATGCCGTGGGCCATGGTGTGGGACTTCAGCGAGGCGGTGTGCCGCGGCTGCGTGAACTTCGAGGGCGCGGACCGCATCGAACTGCTCATCGATGCCGCCCGCCAGCTCAAGCGCAGCCACGTGCTCCCCGAAGGCCGCTCGCCCGGGCCCCCGGCCCTTAAGCACCCGGCCACCAAGGACCTGGCTGCGGCCGCCGCACAGGGGCCCCAGCTGCCGCCCCcgcaggcccagccccagccgtCAGGGACCGGCGGCGGCGTCTCAGGCCAGGACCGCTATGACAGGGCCACATCATCGGGCCGCCTCCCCCTGCCCTCTCCCGCCCTGGAATACACTCTGGGGTCCCGCCTGGCCAATGGGCTTGGCCGTGAGGAGGCCGTGGCAGAGGGGGCGCGAAGGGCCTTGCTTGGCTCCATGCCTGGCTTGATGCCCCCTGGGCTGCTGGCAGCTGCAGTGTCTGGCCTGGGAAGCCGAGGCCTGACGCTGGCACCCGGCTTGAGTCCTGCCCGGCCCCTCTTCGGCTCCGATTTCgagaaagagaagcagcagaGGAATGCGGACTGTCTGGCAGAACTGAACGAGGCCATGCGGGGCCGAGCAGAGGAATGGCACGGGCGCCCCAAAGCAGTGCGGGAACAGCTACTGGCGCTGTCCGCCTGTGCCCCGTTCAATGTGCGCTTCAAGAAGGATCACGGGCTGGTGGGGAGGGTGTTCGCCTTCGATGCCACTGCCCGTCCTCCAGGATACGAGTTCGAGTTGAAGCTCTTCACCGAATACCCCTGTGGTTCCGGCAATGTGTATGCAGGCGTCCTGGCGGTGGCTCGCCAGATGTTCCACGATGCTCTGCGGGAGCCGGGCAAGGCACTGGCCTCTTCGGGCTTCAAGTACCTCGAATATGAACGCCGGCACGGCTCAGGAGAATGGCGGCAGCTGGGTGAGCTGCTGACCGACGGCGTCCGCAGCTTCCGCGAGCCAGCTCCCGCAGAGGCCCTGCCCCAGCAGTACCCAGAGACGGCCCCTGCGGCTCTTTGTGGCCCACCCCCGAGAGCCCCATCCCGGAACCTGGCGCCCACGCCGCGCCGTCGCAAGGCATCCCCCGAGCCTGAAGGCGAGGCGGCTGGGAAGATGACCACCGAGGAGCAGCAGCAACGACACTGGGTGGCACCCGGTGGCCCGTATTCCGCTGAGACCCCTGGTGTGCCCTCACCCATTGCCGCACTGAAAAATGTGGCCGAGGCCCTGGGCCAATCACCCAAGGACCCTGGTGGAGGTGGGGGGCCTGTGCGTGCAGGGGGTGCCagccctgcagcctcctccacGGCCCAGCCTCCAACCCAGCATCGCCTGGTTGCCCGCAACGGTGAAGCCGAAGTCAGTCCCACAGCGGGGGCTGAAGCTGTCAGCGGGGGTGGCGGCGGCACTGGGGCGACCCCTGGGGCCCCCCTGTGCTGTACCCTGTGCAGGGAGCGGCTGGAAGACACCCACTTCGTCCAGTGCCCCTCGGTGCCCGGACACAAGTTCTGTTTTCCCTGCTCTCGAGAGTTCATCAAGGCACAGGGCCCGGCTGGGGAGGTGTACTGCCCGAGCGGAGACAAATGCCCGCTGGTGGGTTCCTCCGTCCCTTGGGCCTTCATGCAGGGCGAGATCGCCACCATCCTTGCTGGAGACATCAAGGTTAAGAAAGAACGGGACCCGTAG
- the FOXA3 gene encoding hepatocyte nuclear factor 3-gamma codes for MLGSVKMEAHDLAEWSYYPEAGEVYSPVTPVPTMAPLNSYMTLNPLSSPYPPGGLPASPLPSGPLAPPAPTAPLGPTFPGLGTSSGGSSSSGYGAPGPGLVHGKEMPKGYRRPLAHAKPPYSYISLITMAIQQAPGKMLTLSEIYQWIMDLFPYYRENQQRWQNSIRHSLSFNDCFVKVARSPDKPGKGSYWALHPSSGNMFENGCYLRRQKRFKLEEKVKKGGSGAATTSRNGTGSAASTTTPPAATVTSPPQPPPPAPEPEAQGGEDVGALDCGSPPSSTPYFTGLELPGELKLDAPYNFNHPFSINNLMSEQTPAPPKLDVGFGGYGAEGGEPGVYYQSLYSRSLLNAS; via the exons ATGCTGGGCTCGGTGAAGATGGAGGCCCATGACCTGGCCGAGTGGAGCTACTACCCGGAGGCGGGCGAG GTCTACTCTCCGGTGACTCCAGTACCCACCATGGCCCCTCTCAACTCCTACATGACCCTGAACCCTCTGAGCTCTCCCTATCCCCCTGggggcctccctgcctccccactgCCCTCTGGACCCCTGGCCCCCCCAGCCCCCACAGCACCCCTGGGGCCCACCTTCCCAGGCCTGGGTACTAGtagtggtggcagcagcagctcAGGGTATGGGGCCCCGGGGCCTGGGCTGGTGCACGGGAAGGAGATGCCGAAGGGGTACCGGCGGCCCCTGGCACACGCCAAGCCACCGTATTCCTACATCTCGCTCATCACCATGGCCATCCAGCAGGCGCCGGGGAAGATGCTGACCTTAAGTGAAATCTACCAGTGGATCATGGACCTCTTCCCTTACTACCGGGAGAATCAGCAGCGCTGGCAGAACTCCATCCGCCACTCGCTGTCTTTCAACGACTGTTTCGTCAAGGTGGCGCGCTCCCCAGACAAGCCTGGCAAGGGCTCCTACTGGGCCCTGCACCCCAGCTCAGGGAACATGTTTGAGAACGGCTGCTACCTGCGCCGCCAGAAGCGCTTCAAGCTGGAGGAGAAGGTGAAGAAAGGGGGCAGTGGGGCCGCCACCACCTCCAGGAACGGGACAGGGTCTGCTGCCTCTACCACCACCCCCCCCGCTGCCACggtcacctccccaccccagccccctcctccagcccctgagCCTGAGGCCCAGGGTGGGGAAGATGTGGGGGCTCTGGACTGTGGCTCACCCCCTTCTTCTACACCCTATTTCACTGGCCTGGAGCTCCCAGGGGAGCTGAAGCTGGACGCGCCCTACAACTTCAACCACCCTTTCTCCATCAACAACCTGATGTCGGAACAGACACCAGCGCCTCCCAAACTGGACGTGGGGTTTGGGGGCTAtggggctgagggtggggagcCTGGAGTATACTACCAGAGCCTCTACTCCCGCTCTCTGCTTAATGCATCCTAG